A single Paenibacillus kribbensis DNA region contains:
- a CDS encoding beta-mannosidase, with the protein MFNEIELDCWRFREAQSDEWFNVEVPGCVHTDLLRLGQIPDPFIGMNEAEVQWIDKQDWIYEACFEIHAEQLQCRRIELVLEGLDTYADVKVNGQHVLSTNNMFRQWRQDVKELVQVGGNRLEIYFRSPIAEDVPKLERLGYALPAPNDQSEAGGLADKKVSVFARKAPYHYGWDWGPRLVTSGIWREVRIEAWSGMIVRDLFIRQDEVNAEEARLTAVIEVENAGEATEAELRILVDSKVWSKPVHLQKGKQTVELELDMSKPKLWWCRGLGEPHLYTFTAELAEREQGAVIAEKTVKTGLRSIRLVREPDAEGESFYFELNGVPVFAKGANHIPNDSFATRVTKERYRHEIASAAASHMNMLRVWGGGIYEEDVFYELCDEYGLLIWQDFMFACSMYPGDETFVDNVAQEAEDNIKRLRNHPCIALWCGNNEIDSAWAHYEENGGWGWKKDYTPEQRERLWADYETLFHRILPEAVHTWSPQTAYWPSSPLIGLTADRNQHAHPSSKAGDVHYWGVWHASEPFEHYHVHVGRFMSEYGFQSFPEYKSVRAYAEEKDLELESAVMLAHQKNGAGNRLIKQYMERYMREPKDFACFLPMSQILQAEAMKMAIESHRRHKPYCMGTLYWQMNDCWPVASWSSMDYFGRWKALQYTAKRSFADVLLSVADAEQGNKELHIVNDTLKTIAGTLRLTLLHIRGSQVICEEDIQVQQAAGAAGIVHTLPTDKWLNGLNRAEHMLVACLTQNGEQVASCEVYFADTKEMDLPQTNIKITEVPGSRGSSFILCSDVLARHVWLSAEREGIFSDNHLDLAPGIPKIVEFLALSNGNGASTFEAVSPGALTVHSLVDWIQG; encoded by the coding sequence ATGTTCAATGAGATAGAACTGGATTGCTGGAGATTTAGGGAAGCGCAAAGTGATGAGTGGTTTAATGTGGAAGTGCCGGGTTGTGTGCATACCGATCTTTTACGACTTGGCCAAATTCCTGATCCGTTTATCGGGATGAACGAGGCAGAGGTACAGTGGATTGACAAGCAGGACTGGATCTATGAAGCCTGTTTTGAGATCCATGCGGAACAGCTTCAATGTAGGCGGATAGAATTGGTGTTGGAAGGACTGGACACCTATGCAGATGTAAAAGTGAATGGGCAACATGTATTGTCGACCAATAATATGTTTCGGCAATGGAGACAGGATGTGAAGGAGCTTGTTCAAGTAGGGGGAAATCGGCTGGAAATTTATTTCCGTTCACCGATTGCTGAAGATGTCCCCAAGCTGGAACGGTTAGGCTATGCACTTCCTGCACCAAATGATCAGTCCGAAGCTGGTGGTTTGGCAGACAAAAAGGTAAGCGTTTTCGCGCGTAAGGCTCCCTATCATTATGGCTGGGATTGGGGACCGAGGCTGGTGACAAGCGGCATTTGGAGAGAGGTGCGGATCGAGGCCTGGTCCGGTATGATCGTGCGAGATTTGTTTATTCGACAGGATGAAGTGAATGCAGAAGAGGCCAGGCTCACAGCGGTCATAGAAGTCGAGAACGCAGGAGAGGCGACGGAGGCCGAGCTGCGTATCCTCGTTGACAGCAAGGTGTGGTCGAAACCTGTTCATCTGCAGAAGGGAAAGCAAACCGTAGAGCTGGAGCTAGATATGAGCAAACCGAAGCTGTGGTGGTGCCGAGGGCTGGGAGAGCCCCATCTATATACGTTTACAGCCGAACTTGCGGAGCGGGAGCAAGGAGCTGTAATAGCGGAAAAAACGGTGAAAACAGGTCTGCGTTCGATCCGTCTTGTACGTGAACCGGATGCGGAGGGAGAGAGCTTTTATTTTGAGCTGAACGGAGTTCCGGTGTTTGCCAAGGGAGCCAACCATATTCCGAATGACAGCTTTGCCACTAGGGTTACGAAGGAACGGTATCGGCACGAAATCGCCAGCGCGGCTGCCTCCCATATGAATATGTTGCGGGTTTGGGGTGGTGGCATTTATGAGGAAGACGTATTTTATGAGCTTTGTGATGAATATGGCTTATTGATATGGCAAGACTTTATGTTCGCATGCAGCATGTATCCAGGGGATGAGACTTTTGTGGATAATGTGGCACAGGAAGCTGAAGACAACATCAAGCGACTGCGGAATCATCCCTGTATTGCGTTATGGTGCGGCAATAATGAGATTGATTCGGCATGGGCGCATTATGAAGAGAACGGAGGCTGGGGCTGGAAAAAGGATTACACGCCTGAACAACGGGAGCGTCTGTGGGCCGATTATGAAACGCTTTTTCACCGGATTTTGCCAGAGGCGGTACACACCTGGAGCCCGCAGACGGCTTATTGGCCCTCCTCCCCGCTTATTGGCCTGACCGCAGATCGAAACCAGCATGCGCATCCGTCTTCGAAGGCCGGGGATGTTCACTACTGGGGGGTGTGGCACGCATCTGAGCCGTTTGAGCATTACCATGTACATGTGGGACGTTTTATGAGCGAATATGGTTTTCAGTCCTTTCCCGAGTACAAGTCGGTACGTGCTTATGCGGAGGAGAAGGATTTGGAGCTGGAATCCGCGGTCATGCTGGCCCATCAGAAGAATGGGGCAGGCAATCGCCTGATTAAACAATATATGGAACGGTATATGCGGGAACCCAAGGATTTTGCGTGTTTTCTTCCTATGAGCCAGATTTTACAGGCAGAGGCGATGAAAATGGCTATAGAGTCACATCGCCGTCACAAGCCCTATTGCATGGGAACACTATATTGGCAAATGAATGACTGCTGGCCCGTTGCATCCTGGTCGAGTATGGACTATTTCGGTCGTTGGAAAGCACTTCAATATACGGCGAAGCGCAGCTTTGCTGATGTGCTGTTGAGCGTGGCGGATGCAGAGCAGGGCAATAAGGAGCTGCATATCGTTAACGATACGCTAAAGACGATTGCAGGTACGCTGCGGCTGACGCTTTTGCATATTCGTGGCAGTCAAGTGATCTGTGAAGAGGACATTCAGGTACAGCAGGCAGCGGGCGCTGCAGGGATCGTACATACACTGCCAACCGACAAATGGCTGAACGGCCTGAACCGTGCAGAGCATATGCTGGTCGCGTGTCTGACACAAAATGGTGAACAGGTGGCCTCCTGTGAAGTTTATTTTGCAGATACCAAAGAGATGGATTTGCCGCAGACGAATATTAAGATAACCGAGGTACCGGGAAGCAGAGGCAGCAGCTTTATACTTTGTTCGGATGTGCTTGCAAGACATGTGTGGCTGTCAGCGGAACGGGAAGGCATTTTCAGCGATAACCATCTGGATCTGGCCCCTGGTATTCCGAAGATCGTGGAATTTTTGGCGTTGAGTAACGGTAACGGTGCCTCAACATTTGAGGCCGTTTCACCAGGTGCGTTGACGGTGCATTCGTTGGTAGATTGGATACAAGGTTAG
- a CDS encoding LacI family DNA-binding transcriptional regulator → MRGKVTLQEIADAAGVSKFAVSRALSGKPGVSEETRTVLVKLAAQMGYFRNHPKVTGLEPRDTDAKEWSGTVLVLFPNIRHQNRESRYWGPVFEGISERLKRKGMDMVTLTEPSTEDMFSLLNPEAIKGIITVGSVSTPMLLNIYRMGIPVVMVDHWDSAFLSDTVFTDNRTCMSELMKDLLCRGYTRFQFVGQIDDAHSFYERWEAFRSTLEMSGVQLQQNKAFLHGGVQALEEELDKLNESELPEVFVCANDVTAAQAVDVLKRKGIDVPRRCGVTGFDDTNEQMPIYATVRVDKELLGMRAVDQLLWRITNPDSPVEKKLLHAELVIRERHAPRNSRGKDDPERPISSIRSS, encoded by the coding sequence ATGCGTGGAAAAGTAACATTGCAGGAAATTGCGGATGCGGCGGGCGTTTCAAAATTCGCTGTTTCTCGTGCATTGTCAGGCAAGCCCGGCGTAAGTGAAGAGACAAGGACGGTGCTGGTCAAGCTGGCTGCCCAGATGGGCTATTTTCGCAACCATCCAAAAGTGACCGGGCTAGAGCCGCGTGATACGGATGCCAAGGAATGGTCGGGCACTGTGCTGGTGTTATTTCCAAATATACGACACCAGAACAGGGAATCCAGATACTGGGGACCTGTGTTTGAAGGAATCTCCGAGCGTCTGAAGCGCAAGGGAATGGATATGGTCACGTTAACGGAGCCCTCGACTGAAGATATGTTTTCGTTGCTGAATCCGGAAGCGATCAAGGGGATTATTACGGTAGGGTCGGTTTCAACGCCGATGCTGCTGAATATTTATCGAATGGGGATTCCAGTCGTCATGGTAGATCATTGGGATTCTGCATTTTTAAGTGATACGGTGTTTACGGATAATCGCACATGCATGAGTGAATTAATGAAGGATTTGCTGTGCAGGGGCTATACACGTTTTCAATTTGTCGGTCAAATTGACGATGCTCACAGTTTCTATGAACGTTGGGAAGCTTTTCGCTCCACATTGGAAATGAGCGGCGTACAATTACAGCAGAACAAGGCCTTTCTTCACGGGGGAGTGCAAGCGCTGGAGGAGGAATTGGACAAGCTGAACGAGAGCGAGTTGCCGGAGGTGTTTGTGTGCGCGAATGATGTGACTGCTGCACAAGCGGTGGATGTGCTGAAACGGAAGGGAATTGATGTCCCGAGGCGCTGCGGGGTGACGGGATTTGATGATACGAACGAACAGATGCCGATTTATGCCACGGTAAGAGTGGATAAGGAGCTGCTGGGAATGCGTGCGGTCGATCAATTGCTATGGCGAATAACCAACCCGGATTCGCCTGTCGAAAAAAAGCTGCTGCACGCAGAGCTGGTTATACGGGAACGACATGCGCCCCGCAACAGTCGGGGAAAAGATGACCCTGAGCGTCCAATCAGCTCAATCAGATCTAGTTGA
- a CDS encoding ABC transporter substrate-binding protein — MFKNRLVRQSSILLLAVLLLVTTGCASGTGGTASKEDPDDTSPMTLTFFGGDSSSNWNNMKDAVGQEIIKKTGVTLNAEYAVNGRGEEKFALMVASGEYPDLVYPKGEVGKMVDAGALIDLTDLIDKYGPNIKKVYGDYFNRIKYSSEDPAIYTIPTNLGVDHIAFDAQAGFEIQHQALKKLGYPKIRTVQDFEKALKDYVAKYPTTNGQPTIPLSLDAEDWKIQITVTNPAVIATGGPDDGEYYIDPKTHKAILHYKRPEEREYFRWLNHMYNEGLLDKDTFVQKSDQYKSKIAAGRVIGLIDQEWNYQDAENALKAAGKDEFTYAHFPVTLNEKYQDHSLQPVGFDAAYGIGITTSCKNPVRAIKFLDFLASDEGQILRNWGIEGQHYNVENGKRVIPAAVQQRKNTDNASFTRESGIGLYWIWGPHYGDSVKDPSGNYYTTNYPEMITENYSQAEKESLQAYKAQTWKDLFPNEKDFPAKEWGAAYNMPVPTDTNYNVIYQKSQDIVRKRIPEAILAKPDQFDTVYDRMLQELDQAGVPKAEEVYTGLIQNRLKLWYGEK; from the coding sequence ATGTTCAAGAACAGATTGGTACGACAAAGCTCCATCCTGCTCCTGGCTGTGCTGCTGCTCGTGACAACGGGCTGTGCGAGCGGAACAGGCGGTACGGCATCAAAAGAAGATCCCGATGACACCAGTCCCATGACCCTAACTTTTTTTGGCGGTGATTCCAGCTCCAACTGGAACAACATGAAAGACGCGGTCGGACAGGAAATTATCAAAAAAACGGGCGTTACACTCAATGCCGAATATGCCGTCAATGGTCGAGGTGAGGAAAAATTTGCACTGATGGTCGCCAGCGGAGAGTATCCTGACCTCGTGTATCCCAAAGGGGAAGTCGGAAAGATGGTCGATGCCGGAGCACTCATTGACTTAACCGACCTGATTGACAAATACGGTCCAAATATTAAGAAAGTATACGGAGACTATTTTAACCGTATCAAATATAGCAGTGAAGATCCTGCCATTTATACGATCCCAACCAATTTGGGCGTAGATCACATCGCATTTGATGCACAGGCCGGCTTTGAAATCCAGCATCAGGCACTTAAAAAGCTCGGATACCCCAAAATTCGCACCGTCCAGGATTTTGAAAAAGCACTCAAGGACTATGTCGCCAAATATCCCACCACCAACGGCCAGCCTACCATTCCCCTCTCACTTGATGCCGAAGACTGGAAAATTCAGATTACCGTGACGAATCCCGCCGTGATCGCTACAGGCGGACCGGATGATGGCGAGTATTATATTGATCCGAAAACACACAAAGCCATCCTTCACTACAAGCGCCCGGAAGAACGGGAATATTTCCGTTGGCTGAATCATATGTACAACGAAGGATTGCTGGATAAGGATACTTTTGTGCAAAAAAGTGATCAGTACAAATCCAAGATTGCTGCAGGTCGGGTCATTGGACTCATTGATCAGGAATGGAACTATCAGGATGCCGAAAACGCCCTCAAGGCTGCAGGCAAGGATGAATTTACCTACGCTCATTTTCCAGTCACCTTAAATGAAAAATATCAGGATCATTCCCTCCAGCCAGTTGGCTTTGACGCTGCATACGGCATCGGAATTACGACTTCGTGCAAAAATCCGGTGCGTGCCATCAAGTTTCTGGATTTTCTGGCCTCCGACGAAGGACAAATTTTGCGCAACTGGGGCATTGAAGGCCAGCATTACAATGTAGAAAACGGCAAACGAGTCATTCCGGCTGCCGTACAGCAACGCAAAAACACCGATAATGCTTCTTTTACTAGAGAGTCAGGTATCGGTTTGTACTGGATATGGGGACCTCATTACGGGGACAGCGTCAAAGACCCTTCTGGCAATTACTATACAACCAACTATCCGGAAATGATTACCGAAAATTACAGCCAAGCCGAAAAAGAATCCCTTCAGGCATACAAGGCCCAGACATGGAAGGACCTGTTCCCGAACGAAAAGGATTTCCCGGCAAAAGAGTGGGGTGCCGCCTACAATATGCCGGTTCCGACCGATACGAACTACAATGTCATTTATCAGAAGTCGCAGGACATTGTGCGCAAACGGATTCCTGAGGCTATACTTGCCAAGCCGGATCAGTTCGACACCGTCTATGACCGTATGCTGCAGGAACTGGACCAGGCAGGTGTACCGAAGGCTGAAGAAGTCTACACTGGCCTGATCCAAAATCGGCTGAAGCTATGGTACGGGGAGAAATAA
- a CDS encoding winged helix-turn-helix transcriptional regulator — translation MTSSTTNKQPDITLAGCGYSRVLEIISNKWTALVIYALENGHIRYGDISRRVEGISKKMLTQTVRKLERDGLVQRHITPTVPLTVEYSLTPLGETLLQPMKELRQWGRTNYSHVEEARGNYDLKYSK, via the coding sequence TTGACATCTTCAACCACAAATAAACAACCCGACATCACGCTGGCGGGTTGTGGCTATAGCAGAGTCCTTGAGATTATTTCCAACAAGTGGACGGCACTCGTCATTTACGCATTGGAGAATGGGCACATCAGATACGGGGATATTTCCAGAAGAGTCGAGGGCATTTCCAAAAAAATGCTGACACAAACGGTGCGTAAGCTGGAGCGGGATGGGCTAGTCCAACGCCATATTACACCAACAGTACCCCTTACCGTGGAATATTCGCTAACCCCTTTAGGCGAAACCTTACTTCAACCAATGAAAGAATTAAGACAGTGGGGCAGAACGAATTATTCGCATGTAGAGGAGGCGAGAGGCAATTATGATCTGAAATACAGTAAGTGA
- the ahlS gene encoding AhlS family quorum-quenching N-acyl homoserine lactonase, with protein sequence MSNIIKPRPKLYVMDNGRMSMDKNWIIAMHNPATINNPNASTEFTEFPIYTVLIDHPEGKILFDTACNPNSMGSEGRWAESTQLASPWVASEECYLHNRLEQLNVRPEEIRYVIASHLHLDHAGCLEMFTNSTVIVHEDELNGALQNYARNVKEGAYVWADIDAWIKNHLQWKTIKRHQDNLELAEGINILNFGSGHAWGMIGLHIELPETGGIILASDAIYSAESYGPPVKPPGIIYDLLGYRDTVEKIRTLAARTNSQVWFGHDINQFKQFRKSTEGYYE encoded by the coding sequence ATGTCAAATATTATTAAACCGCGGCCTAAGCTGTATGTGATGGATAACGGACGAATGAGCATGGACAAGAACTGGATAATCGCCATGCATAATCCGGCCACGATTAACAATCCTAATGCCTCAACAGAGTTCACTGAATTCCCCATCTATACAGTATTGATCGACCACCCTGAGGGAAAGATTTTGTTTGATACAGCATGTAATCCGAACTCGATGGGCAGCGAAGGGCGTTGGGCCGAATCAACGCAATTGGCATCCCCTTGGGTGGCCAGTGAGGAATGTTACCTGCATAACCGGCTGGAGCAATTGAATGTAAGACCTGAGGAAATTAGGTACGTCATTGCCTCCCATTTGCATTTGGATCACGCGGGATGTTTGGAAATGTTTACGAATTCTACCGTTATCGTACATGAGGATGAGTTGAACGGTGCGCTGCAGAACTATGCCCGTAATGTAAAGGAAGGAGCTTATGTCTGGGCGGACATTGATGCATGGATCAAAAATCACTTGCAGTGGAAAACAATCAAACGCCATCAGGATAACCTGGAACTGGCTGAAGGTATCAACATTCTCAACTTTGGCAGCGGGCATGCTTGGGGGATGATAGGCTTGCATATTGAACTGCCGGAGACAGGGGGGATCATCCTTGCTTCGGACGCTATCTATTCAGCGGAAAGCTACGGTCCACCCGTCAAGCCGCCAGGTATTATTTATGATCTGCTTGGTTACCGGGATACGGTGGAAAAAATTCGCACACTGGCTGCACGGACGAATTCTCAAGTATGGTTCGGACATGATATTAATCAATTCAAACAATTCCGCAAATCAACCGAGGGATATTACGAATAA
- a CDS encoding GNAT family N-acetyltransferase: MPHIIGERIVLREYRLEDIPDIRKWVNDPEITYGLSDVFIYPHSQFSSESFVQMMIDGNSEIKGFIIAHKDTLDYIGQLDLFKINWVNRHATLGIVIGRDGDLGKGYGREAIRLIQKFAFHALNLHRLELEVYAFNERAYRCYLACGFKEEGRLREKLFREGQYYDIIQMGILRSEYEAAEQAKES; this comes from the coding sequence ATGCCGCACATTATTGGGGAACGAATTGTATTGAGAGAATACCGTCTGGAGGATATACCTGATATACGAAAATGGGTCAATGACCCGGAAATTACATATGGCTTAAGCGATGTGTTTATCTATCCGCATTCACAATTCAGTAGCGAATCCTTTGTACAGATGATGATTGACGGCAACTCCGAGATCAAGGGCTTTATCATTGCTCATAAAGACACACTGGACTATATCGGACAACTGGATTTATTTAAAATCAACTGGGTGAATCGGCACGCCACACTTGGTATTGTGATCGGACGTGACGGTGACCTGGGTAAGGGCTACGGACGGGAAGCGATTCGGCTAATACAGAAATTTGCATTTCATGCTCTGAACCTGCATCGGCTGGAGCTGGAGGTCTATGCGTTCAATGAACGTGCATACCGTTGCTATCTGGCTTGCGGTTTCAAAGAGGAAGGTCGGCTACGGGAAAAGCTGTTCAGAGAAGGTCAATACTATGACATTATTCAGATGGGGATTTTGCGGAGCGAATATGAAGCTGCAGAGCAAGCGAAGGAATCTTGA
- a CDS encoding DUF2500 domain-containing protein, which produces MKDTDFGMIVVGDRGELHYKGTRVVGFVRMMEA; this is translated from the coding sequence GTGAAGGATACGGACTTCGGTATGATTGTGGTCGGGGACCGTGGGGAGCTTCATTATAAGGGTACACGTGTTGTGGGGTTTGTGAGAATGATGGAAGCGTAA
- the nrdI gene encoding class Ib ribonucleoside-diphosphate reductase assembly flavoprotein NrdI: MLIAYDSKTGNVKRFIGKLKLPAVQIQEQMTIDEPYVLITYTTGFGQIPERVSSFLQRNAKNLVGVAASGNRNWGECFAKSADLIADHYNVPVISKFELSGTFGDVERFKQEVSRVAAY; this comes from the coding sequence ATGCTGATTGCTTATGATTCCAAGACCGGCAATGTAAAAAGATTTATTGGAAAGCTCAAGCTTCCGGCGGTTCAGATCCAGGAGCAAATGACTATAGATGAACCATACGTACTCATTACATATACGACAGGGTTTGGTCAGATACCTGAGAGGGTATCTTCCTTTTTGCAAAGAAACGCTAAAAACCTTGTCGGTGTAGCTGCAAGCGGCAACCGCAATTGGGGCGAATGCTTTGCAAAAAGCGCAGATTTGATTGCTGATCATTATAATGTCCCTGTGATTAGTAAATTTGAATTATCTGGAACGTTCGGAGATGTAGAGCGTTTTAAACAGGAGGTGAGCCGAGTTGCGGCATATTGA
- the nrdE gene encoding class 1b ribonucleoside-diphosphate reductase subunit alpha — translation MRHIELNNMLMKRDTDGFFQLEKDQEAVAEFMKEVQERSLKFADTAAQVLYMIENDYYENFYNSYTADEVKDIFHITHSYQFKFPSYMAASKFYTDYALKSNDRKVYLEHYPDRVAAVALHLGRGNVDTARLLARSMMEQRLQPATPTFLNAGKSRRGELVSCFLLEMDDSLNSINYVLNTCMQLSKIGGGVAVNLSKLRSRGEAIKGVEGAAKGIMPVLKLMEDGFSYADQMGQRKGSGAAYYNIFGWDVLEFLDSKKINADERVRLKTLSIGLLVPNRFYKLAQDNEPLHVFAPYSVYKAYGTHLDDMDLDVMYDTLLADDRVKKKIAMSARDMLTKIAMIQLESGYPYMMNKSNANQAHALKNVGQVKMSNLCTEIFQLQETSEIADYGKQDIIRRDVSCNLASLNIVNVMEHGKIRESVHEGMIALTSVSDMTQVANAPGVAKANREMHSVGLGVMNLHGYLAKNKIAYESNEAKDFVRTFFMTMNYHSIEKSMEIAKATGQSFYGFEESDYATGVYFDRYLNTDYRPTTARVQELFKEIDIPTPADWDKLKTDVMKNGLYHAYRMAIAPTASISYIQNATSSVMPIVEQIETRTYANSTTYYPMPYLQKDNVFFYKSAYQMDQFKVLDLIAEIQPHVDQGISTVLHVNSDVTTRQLARCYLYAAHKGLKSLYYTRTKKLSVEECLTCSI, via the coding sequence TTGCGGCATATTGAATTGAACAACATGTTGATGAAACGCGATACAGACGGCTTTTTCCAATTGGAAAAGGATCAAGAGGCTGTCGCAGAATTTATGAAGGAAGTTCAGGAACGCAGCCTGAAGTTTGCAGATACAGCGGCTCAAGTGCTGTACATGATTGAGAATGATTATTACGAGAATTTCTATAATAGCTATACAGCAGATGAAGTTAAAGATATTTTCCATATCACGCATAGCTATCAGTTTAAATTCCCTTCCTATATGGCGGCATCCAAGTTTTATACCGATTATGCACTGAAAAGCAATGACCGTAAGGTCTATCTGGAGCATTATCCTGACCGGGTTGCAGCAGTCGCACTGCATTTGGGACGCGGTAATGTTGATACGGCGCGGCTGCTCGCCCGCTCGATGATGGAGCAGCGCCTCCAGCCGGCCACACCCACATTCCTGAATGCAGGCAAAAGTCGCCGTGGAGAGCTGGTATCCTGCTTCCTGCTCGAAATGGACGACTCTCTTAACTCGATCAACTACGTGCTGAACACATGCATGCAGTTGTCGAAAATCGGCGGCGGCGTTGCGGTCAACCTGTCGAAGCTGCGGTCACGGGGCGAAGCAATCAAAGGCGTAGAAGGTGCAGCCAAAGGTATTATGCCTGTGCTGAAGCTGATGGAAGACGGATTCTCCTACGCGGATCAAATGGGGCAGCGCAAGGGCTCCGGCGCGGCGTACTACAACATTTTTGGTTGGGATGTACTGGAGTTCCTGGATAGTAAAAAAATCAATGCGGACGAAAGAGTGCGTCTCAAAACCCTCTCCATCGGATTGCTGGTGCCAAACCGCTTTTACAAGCTGGCTCAGGATAATGAACCTTTGCATGTATTTGCTCCGTACAGTGTGTACAAGGCCTATGGAACGCATCTGGACGACATGGATCTGGATGTAATGTACGATACGCTGCTTGCCGACGATCGGGTGAAGAAAAAAATAGCGATGAGCGCACGTGACATGCTGACGAAAATTGCCATGATTCAGCTGGAATCCGGCTATCCATACATGATGAATAAAAGTAACGCCAATCAGGCACATGCCCTTAAAAATGTGGGTCAAGTGAAGATGTCGAACCTGTGCACGGAAATATTCCAGTTGCAGGAAACTTCCGAAATTGCAGATTATGGCAAGCAGGATATCATCCGCCGCGATGTGAGCTGCAATCTGGCTTCCCTGAACATTGTCAATGTGATGGAGCATGGCAAAATCCGCGAATCCGTTCATGAGGGCATGATTGCGCTCACCTCGGTCAGCGATATGACACAAGTGGCTAATGCACCGGGTGTTGCCAAAGCGAACCGCGAAATGCATTCCGTGGGTCTGGGTGTCATGAATCTGCACGGCTACCTGGCCAAAAACAAAATTGCGTATGAAAGCAACGAAGCGAAGGATTTTGTCCGCACCTTCTTCATGACGATGAACTATCATTCCATAGAGAAAAGTATGGAAATCGCGAAAGCGACCGGACAAAGCTTCTACGGGTTCGAGGAATCGGATTATGCGACTGGCGTGTATTTTGACCGTTATCTGAATACAGATTACCGTCCAACAACCGCACGTGTGCAAGAGCTGTTCAAGGAGATTGATATTCCGACTCCTGCGGATTGGGACAAGCTGAAAACCGACGTCATGAAAAATGGACTGTACCACGCCTATCGTATGGCGATTGCGCCGACGGCCAGCATTTCGTATATTCAAAATGCAACATCCAGCGTGATGCCGATTGTTGAGCAGATTGAAACACGTACTTATGCCAATTCGACGACTTACTATCCAATGCCTTATTTGCAAAAGGATAATGTGTTCTTCTATAAATCCGCTTATCAAATGGATCAGTTCAAAGTGCTTGATTTGATCGCAGAAATTCAACCTCACGTGGATCAAGGGATTTCGACAGTACTTCATGTGAACAGTGATGTAACCACACGTCAGTTAGCCCGTTGCTATCTGTATGCTGCACATAAAGGACTTAAATCGTTGTACTACACACGTACCAAAAAGCTGTCTGTGGAAGAGTGCCTCACCTGCTCGATCTAA
- the nrdF gene encoding class 1b ribonucleoside-diphosphate reductase subunit beta, whose product MTGIQAVNWNRSDDDFTLMFWNQNIMQFWTDDEIPLSDDKMTWVTLSDIEKEAYMKVLGGLTLLDTIQGGVGMPQIMEHVDGLQRKAVLSFMAMMEQIHAKSYSSIFTTLASTEEIDGVFHWVEENPYLQTKAETIRQYYMNIHTPKDLYLAMAASVLLESYLFYSGFFYPLYLAGQGKLTCSGEIIDLILRDESIHGVYVGVLAQEIYAELDEEEQRDLYQTLVGLLRYLHNNEEQYTEQIYAPIGLVDDVKVFLRYNANKAMMNLGFDPLFEDEEVNPIVFNGISTHTKQHDFFSKKGNGYVRAMNVEPLTDDDFNFGE is encoded by the coding sequence ATGACAGGTATACAAGCTGTAAACTGGAATCGCTCGGACGATGATTTCACTCTGATGTTCTGGAACCAGAATATTATGCAATTTTGGACAGATGATGAAATTCCACTGTCTGACGATAAGATGACCTGGGTGACCCTCAGTGATATCGAAAAAGAGGCCTACATGAAGGTGCTTGGCGGCTTGACGCTGCTGGATACCATTCAAGGCGGCGTGGGGATGCCGCAAATTATGGAGCATGTGGACGGGCTTCAGCGTAAAGCCGTACTAAGCTTCATGGCGATGATGGAACAAATTCATGCCAAATCGTACAGCAGCATCTTTACAACACTGGCTTCCACAGAGGAAATTGACGGTGTGTTTCACTGGGTAGAAGAAAATCCGTATCTGCAGACCAAAGCGGAAACCATTCGTCAGTATTATATGAATATCCATACACCGAAAGACCTGTATCTCGCGATGGCCGCTTCGGTGCTGTTGGAAAGCTATTTATTTTACAGTGGCTTCTTCTACCCTCTCTATCTGGCAGGGCAGGGCAAGCTGACCTGCAGCGGGGAAATTATCGACCTGATCTTGCGCGACGAAAGTATTCACGGTGTATATGTAGGTGTGCTGGCACAGGAAATTTATGCAGAGCTGGACGAGGAAGAGCAACGCGATCTTTACCAGACGCTGGTCGGATTGCTGCGCTATCTGCACAATAATGAGGAGCAATACACGGAGCAAATTTACGCCCCGATCGGGCTAGTTGATGATGTTAAAGTCTTTTTACGCTACAACGCCAACAAAGCCATGATGAACCTCGGCTTTGATCCGCTGTTTGAAGACGAAGAGGTTAATCCGATCGTATTCAACGGCATTAGCACCCACACCAAGCAGCATGACTTCTTTTCCAAAAAAGGAAACGGCTATGTGCGCGCCATGAATGTAGAGCCGCTGACCGATGATGATTTTAATTTTGGTGAGTAA